A window from Aeromonas rivipollensis encodes these proteins:
- a CDS encoding LTA synthase family protein produces MNAPVCDRPPSSSQSLAGWLFGLLIALLLLTLALPLLNPVGWLGKAQPLILGPADQPIATLSRHSLLYKSDSRGLYLVVRSQWQLLKPLQAGDKVRVELLNDKGIRIDQLSQAVEKRQKCRQSRCTLDLNSALRAPDDALDSRYQLRIGLLLADRPESAEYSQILQTLPERGFNLVYLMTSLLLVLLVSAAVLRALLPRLRRSYRSRVLGSLLLGNLTFVLLHGFVVFKLGEFLLWSGFRPEHYYLAWGSMVLGWSLCALAGFNLYMGLVFTALSGIGLLANFMKIAIYGVPLGGDDLGNLMALLHILLDQHPVLPVLAVLGLLFLCWRFALSRWILRTAAATAAFFALCVFATQTGNKLLGANIRYVDRAVNYHRDIIRAGPGLYLFNLVDEMLQSGNIFRYPLQINERTPELSQPAPGQPPRFDLVIVLQYESLWLDWQGKICAPAPTLSLPAGVAQWHKTIHSPTTGGMTVLAEFEMNTGLPVGLLKQGVVPYYYLSDQVPGLARSARQNGYQTLFAHPYVEKFWGRAKAIPALGYQERWFDTRFTTLEHKGLYISDDALIDHLIRRSEQDDKPLFAYAVTMQGHGPFDGDRYRAQQIDRACPDQSPADRQLLNTYYTGVVDAMASLERLLKTLDRSGKRYLVVAFGDHQPFLMSAGKNIHGAKPPRDAPYQIPMMAFTRNDGAITLERQFAPVRQLYQMGQATRALLAGDLTPIEDKPVLHPVLGEEKGFDPSPLVPQIRASFRADALP; encoded by the coding sequence ATGAATGCCCCCGTCTGTGATCGCCCCCCCTCTTCCTCCCAGTCTCTGGCCGGGTGGTTGTTCGGTCTGCTGATCGCCCTGCTGTTGCTGACTCTGGCCCTGCCGCTGCTCAATCCCGTCGGCTGGCTCGGGAAGGCACAGCCGCTGATCCTGGGGCCCGCCGATCAGCCCATCGCCACCCTCAGCCGCCACAGCCTGCTCTACAAGAGCGACAGTCGCGGCCTCTATCTGGTGGTGCGCAGCCAGTGGCAACTGCTCAAGCCGCTGCAGGCGGGGGACAAGGTGCGGGTGGAGCTGCTCAACGACAAGGGCATTCGCATCGATCAGCTGAGCCAGGCGGTGGAGAAGCGCCAGAAGTGTCGCCAGAGCCGCTGCACCCTGGATCTCAACAGCGCCCTGCGCGCCCCCGACGACGCCCTGGACAGCCGCTATCAGCTGCGGATCGGCCTGCTGCTGGCGGACAGACCCGAGAGCGCCGAATACAGCCAGATCCTGCAGACCCTGCCGGAGCGCGGCTTCAATCTTGTCTACCTGATGACCAGCCTGCTGCTGGTACTGCTGGTGAGCGCCGCCGTACTCAGGGCCCTGCTGCCGCGGCTGCGCCGCAGCTACCGCTCCCGGGTGCTGGGCAGCCTGCTGCTCGGCAACCTCACCTTCGTGCTGCTGCACGGCTTCGTGGTGTTCAAGCTGGGGGAATTTCTGCTCTGGTCGGGTTTCAGGCCCGAGCACTACTACCTCGCCTGGGGCAGCATGGTGCTGGGCTGGAGCCTCTGCGCCCTGGCGGGCTTCAACCTCTATATGGGGCTGGTCTTTACGGCGCTTTCGGGGATAGGGCTGCTGGCGAACTTCATGAAGATAGCCATCTACGGGGTGCCGCTCGGGGGGGACGATCTCGGCAACCTGATGGCCCTGCTGCACATACTGCTCGATCAGCACCCCGTGCTGCCGGTGCTGGCCGTGCTGGGGCTCTTGTTCCTGTGCTGGCGCTTCGCCCTGTCTCGCTGGATACTGCGCACGGCCGCCGCTACCGCCGCCTTCTTCGCCCTGTGCGTATTCGCCACCCAGACCGGCAACAAGCTACTGGGGGCCAACATCCGCTACGTGGACAGGGCGGTCAACTACCACAGGGACATCATCCGCGCCGGTCCCGGCCTCTACCTCTTCAACCTGGTGGACGAGATGCTGCAAAGCGGCAACATCTTCCGCTACCCCCTGCAGATCAACGAGCGCACCCCCGAGCTCAGCCAGCCGGCCCCGGGCCAGCCGCCCCGTTTCGATCTGGTGATAGTGCTGCAATATGAGTCGCTCTGGCTCGACTGGCAGGGCAAGATCTGCGCCCCCGCCCCCACCCTGAGCCTGCCCGCCGGCGTGGCCCAGTGGCACAAGACCATCCACTCCCCCACCACAGGGGGCATGACGGTGCTGGCGGAGTTCGAGATGAATACCGGCCTGCCGGTGGGCCTGCTCAAGCAGGGGGTGGTGCCCTACTACTACCTCTCGGATCAGGTGCCCGGCCTTGCCAGAAGCGCCAGGCAGAACGGCTACCAGACCCTGTTCGCCCACCCCTATGTGGAGAAGTTCTGGGGCCGCGCCAAGGCGATCCCGGCCCTCGGCTACCAGGAGCGCTGGTTCGACACCCGCTTCACCACCCTAGAGCACAAGGGGCTCTACATCTCGGACGATGCCCTCATCGATCACCTGATCAGACGCAGCGAGCAGGATGACAAGCCGCTGTTTGCCTATGCGGTCACCATGCAGGGGCACGGCCCCTTCGACGGGGATCGCTATCGGGCCCAGCAGATCGATCGGGCCTGCCCGGATCAGAGCCCGGCGGACAGGCAGTTGCTCAACACCTACTACACAGGGGTGGTGGACGCCATGGCTTCCCTGGAGCGGTTGCTCAAGACCCTGGACCGCTCCGGCAAGCGCTACCTGGTGGTGGCCTTCGGGGATCACCAGCCCTTCCTGATGTCGGCGGGCAAGAACATCCACGGCGCCAAGCCGCCCCGGGATGCCCCCTACCAGATCCCAATGATGGCCTTCACCCGCAACGACGGCGCCATCACGCTCGAGCGCCAGTTCGCCCCGGTGCGCCAGCTCTACCAGATGGGACAGGCCACCCGAGCGCTGCTGGCAGGGGATCTCACCCCCATAGAGGACAAGCCCGTGCTCCATCCGGTGCTGGGGGAGGAGAAGGGCTTCGACCCCTCACCCCTGGTGCCGCAGATCCGCGCCAGCTTCCGGGCCGATGCCCTGCCCTGA
- a CDS encoding heavy metal-binding domain-containing protein: MILSTTPTLEGKAIREYRGIVVGEAILGANIFKDLFAGIRDIIGGRSGAYEKELARAREIAFEELKERAQALGANAVVGIDIDYEVVGQNGSMLMVSISGTAVVI, translated from the coding sequence ATGATCCTCTCAACCACCCCCACCCTGGAAGGCAAGGCCATTCGTGAATACCGCGGCATAGTCGTGGGTGAAGCCATCCTGGGTGCCAACATCTTCAAGGATCTGTTCGCCGGCATCCGCGACATCATAGGTGGCCGCTCCGGCGCCTACGAAAAGGAGCTGGCCCGGGCCCGGGAGATCGCCTTCGAGGAGCTCAAGGAGCGTGCCCAGGCCCTGGGCGCCAACGCCGTGGTCGGCATCGACATCGACTACGAGGTGGTGGGCCAGAACGGCAGCATGCTGATGGTCAGCATCAGCGGCACCGCCGTGGTGATCTAG
- a CDS encoding NAD(P)/FAD-dependent oxidoreductase, with the protein MMNIVVVGGGAGGLELATSLGRKLGKKNKARITLVDRNRTHLWKPLLHEVATGSMDAGIDALSYQSHAKNHGFEFQLGSLTDIKRDEKRIVLAPIHDESGALVVNERELVYDVLVMAIGSVSNDFNTKGIKDHCIFLDSPSQAHRFYNSMMNRFLQFATEYKPGDKVKIAIVGGGATGVELSAELYNAVEQLYAYGFKNLTTDSLKVTLVEAGPRILPALPERISGSAHQELVKLGVDVRTATMITEATADGLHTKDGELIEADLMVWAAGIKAPDFMKEIAGLETNRINQLVVKETLQTTRDENIFVIGDCAACPQPDGKFVPPRAQSAHQMATQAFKNILAKMNGGEMKPYLYHDHGSLVSLSRFSTVGSLMGNLMRGSMMVEGYIARIVYISLYRMHQVALHGYIKTGLIMLVGRINRVLRPSMKLH; encoded by the coding sequence ATGATGAATATTGTCGTTGTAGGCGGTGGCGCCGGCGGTCTCGAGCTCGCGACCAGCCTGGGCCGCAAGCTGGGCAAGAAGAACAAGGCCAGGATCACCCTGGTGGATCGCAACCGCACCCACCTGTGGAAGCCCCTGCTGCACGAAGTGGCCACCGGCTCCATGGACGCGGGCATCGACGCCCTGAGCTACCAGTCCCACGCCAAGAACCACGGCTTCGAATTCCAGCTCGGCAGCCTGACCGACATCAAGCGCGACGAGAAACGCATCGTGCTGGCGCCGATCCACGATGAGAGCGGCGCCCTGGTGGTCAATGAGCGGGAGCTGGTTTACGACGTGCTGGTGATGGCCATCGGTTCTGTGTCCAACGACTTCAACACCAAGGGCATCAAGGATCACTGCATCTTCCTGGACAGCCCCTCCCAGGCGCATCGCTTCTACAACAGCATGATGAACCGCTTCCTGCAGTTCGCCACCGAATACAAGCCCGGTGACAAGGTGAAGATCGCCATAGTGGGTGGCGGCGCCACCGGCGTCGAACTCTCCGCCGAGCTCTACAACGCTGTGGAGCAGCTCTACGCCTACGGCTTCAAGAACCTCACCACCGACAGCCTCAAGGTGACGCTGGTGGAGGCGGGCCCCCGCATCCTGCCGGCGCTGCCTGAGCGCATCAGCGGCTCTGCCCACCAGGAGCTAGTCAAGCTGGGTGTGGACGTGCGCACCGCCACCATGATCACCGAAGCCACTGCCGATGGGCTGCACACCAAGGATGGGGAGCTGATTGAAGCAGACCTCATGGTGTGGGCCGCCGGCATCAAGGCACCGGACTTCATGAAGGAGATCGCCGGCCTCGAGACCAACCGCATCAACCAGCTGGTGGTCAAAGAGACCCTGCAGACCACCCGTGACGAGAACATCTTCGTCATCGGCGACTGCGCCGCCTGCCCGCAGCCGGACGGCAAGTTCGTGCCGCCCCGCGCCCAGTCCGCCCACCAGATGGCGACCCAGGCGTTCAAGAACATCCTGGCCAAGATGAACGGCGGCGAGATGAAGCCCTACCTCTACCACGACCACGGCTCCCTGGTCTCTTTGAGCCGCTTCTCCACCGTGGGCAGCCTGATGGGCAATCTGATGCGCGGCTCCATGATGGTGGAAGGTTACATCGCCCGCATCGTCTACATCTCCCTCTACCGGATGCACCAGGTCGCCCTGCACGGCTACATCAAGACCGGCCTCATCATGCTGGTGGGCCGCATCAACCGGGTGCTGCGCCCGAGCATGAAGCTGCACTAA
- the ycfP gene encoding alpha/beta hydrolase YcfP translates to MIIYLHGFDATSPGNHEKVLQLQFIDDDVRFVHYSTVHPRHDMSHLLKEVKKQLDMSTDPKPLICGVGLGGYWSERIGFLCGIKQVVFNPNLHPEENMQGKIDRPEEYEDIGTKCVTEFRNKNSGNCLCILSVQDEIRDNRDTERELKNYYDIVWDERETHKFKNISHHLQRMKAFKEA, encoded by the coding sequence ATGATCATCTATCTGCATGGCTTTGATGCCACCAGCCCCGGCAATCATGAGAAAGTGCTGCAGTTGCAGTTTATCGATGATGATGTGCGCTTCGTGCACTACAGCACGGTTCACCCCCGCCACGACATGAGCCACCTGCTCAAGGAGGTGAAGAAGCAGCTCGACATGAGCACCGACCCCAAGCCCCTCATCTGCGGGGTAGGGCTCGGCGGCTACTGGAGCGAGCGGATCGGTTTTCTGTGCGGCATCAAACAGGTGGTCTTCAACCCCAACCTGCACCCGGAAGAGAACATGCAGGGCAAGATCGACAGGCCGGAAGAGTACGAGGACATCGGCACCAAGTGTGTAACCGAATTTCGTAATAAAAATTCAGGAAACTGCCTGTGCATCCTTTCCGTTCAGGATGAAATCCGCGATAATCGGGACACTGAACGTGAATTGAAGAACTATTACGACATCGTATGGGATGAGCGCGAGACCCATAAGTTCAAGAACATCTCGCACCATCTGCAACGGATGAAGGCCTTCAAAGAAGCCTGA
- a CDS encoding M3 family oligoendopeptidase encodes MQQRVYPQQWQNQHIYPSLDSSVLEADMSLARASLAELAVFIDGLGPLREQGAALQDGLRDGLRDGLREVRLRARRIREIGWNIAVLAACTGSQDARDPLAKQLASRARALNADLFKTLAPIEDLMLGLPEAEFGQLMQDPLLGEEEYRLRHERRLQDQRLPVEAEQLVIGLGTDGLHAWGNLYNDLVGKIRVQVAGQERGLAEASNLLSSPVRAQRKEAFDAISAGWEGEQETVAAILNALNGWRLELARQRGRVRTLDALDLSCHQSHIERATLDTLMRETWQARGLGQRALGLMARRLGIEELGPEDLFAPPPASSHRSIPFEEAIEIIALAFAGFDPEMGAFARMMAERGWIDAAPTPNRRTGAYCTKFADPVEPRVFITYAGTMDNVITLAHELGHAWHNWLIRDLPMSQRSYPMTLAETASIFAETLVHSALFEQARSAEERQAIAWAEADGAATFLVNIPARFDFEQALVAEREQGYVSSARLKALTDEAWGRWYEKSLSRYHPMFWAAKAHFSIAGFGFYNYPYLFGYLFSLGVYQQLMSRKGAGEANVAEAYRALLRDTGRMSAEDLVAKHLGQDIREAAFWQGSLALVAAAVDRFEQTQS; translated from the coding sequence ATGCAACAACGAGTCTACCCACAGCAGTGGCAAAATCAGCACATCTACCCCTCCCTCGACAGCAGCGTACTGGAAGCGGACATGAGCCTGGCCCGCGCCAGCCTCGCCGAGCTGGCGGTCTTCATCGACGGCCTGGGCCCGCTGCGTGAGCAGGGAGCCGCCCTGCAGGATGGCTTGCGGGATGGCTTACGAGATGGCTTACGGGAGGTGCGGCTGCGGGCCCGGCGTATCCGCGAGATCGGTTGGAACATCGCCGTGCTGGCGGCCTGCACGGGGAGCCAGGATGCCCGGGATCCCCTGGCCAAGCAGCTGGCCTCCCGGGCCCGGGCCCTCAATGCGGACCTGTTCAAGACGCTGGCGCCCATCGAAGATCTGATGCTGGGGCTGCCCGAGGCCGAGTTCGGGCAACTGATGCAGGATCCCCTGCTCGGGGAGGAGGAGTACCGGCTGCGCCACGAGCGCCGCTTGCAGGATCAACGGCTGCCGGTGGAGGCGGAGCAGCTGGTCATCGGCCTTGGCACCGACGGCCTGCATGCCTGGGGCAACCTCTACAACGATCTGGTGGGCAAGATCCGGGTGCAGGTAGCCGGTCAGGAGCGGGGGCTGGCAGAGGCGAGCAACCTGCTCTCCAGCCCGGTTCGGGCGCAGCGCAAAGAGGCCTTCGACGCCATCAGCGCCGGTTGGGAGGGGGAGCAGGAGACGGTGGCCGCCATCCTCAACGCCCTCAACGGCTGGCGCCTGGAACTGGCTCGCCAGCGCGGCAGGGTGCGGACCCTGGATGCCCTGGATCTCTCCTGCCACCAGAGCCACATCGAGCGGGCGACCCTGGATACCCTGATGCGGGAGACCTGGCAGGCGCGGGGGCTGGGCCAGCGGGCCCTGGGGCTGATGGCCCGGCGGCTCGGCATCGAGGAGCTGGGGCCGGAGGATCTGTTCGCGCCGCCCCCGGCAAGCAGCCACCGCAGCATCCCGTTCGAGGAGGCGATCGAGATCATCGCACTGGCTTTTGCAGGTTTCGATCCCGAGATGGGGGCGTTCGCCCGCATGATGGCCGAGCGCGGCTGGATTGACGCCGCCCCCACCCCGAACCGGCGTACCGGGGCTTACTGCACCAAGTTTGCCGATCCGGTGGAGCCGCGGGTCTTCATCACCTATGCGGGCACCATGGACAACGTCATCACCCTGGCTCACGAGCTGGGACACGCCTGGCACAACTGGCTCATCCGGGACTTGCCCATGAGCCAGCGCAGCTACCCCATGACGCTCGCCGAGACCGCCTCCATCTTCGCCGAGACGCTAGTGCACAGCGCCCTGTTCGAGCAGGCCCGAAGCGCCGAGGAGCGCCAGGCCATCGCCTGGGCGGAAGCCGACGGCGCCGCCACCTTCCTGGTCAACATCCCGGCCCGCTTTGACTTCGAGCAGGCCCTGGTGGCCGAGCGCGAGCAGGGCTATGTGTCATCGGCCCGGCTCAAGGCGCTCACCGACGAGGCCTGGGGGCGCTGGTATGAAAAGAGCCTCAGCCGCTATCACCCCATGTTCTGGGCCGCCAAGGCGCACTTCTCCATTGCGGGCTTCGGTTTCTACAACTACCCCTACCTCTTTGGCTACCTGTTCAGCCTCGGGGTCTATCAGCAGCTGATGAGCCGCAAGGGGGCAGGGGAGGCGAACGTGGCCGAGGCCTATCGCGCCCTGCTGCGAGACACTGGCCGCATGAGCGCCGAGGATCTGGTCGCCAAACACCTGGGGCAGGACATCCGCGAGGCGGCCTTCTGGCAGGGGAGCCTGGCCCTGGTGGCGGCGGCGGTGGATCGCTTCGAGCAGACCCAGAGCTGA
- a CDS encoding M3 family oligoendopeptidase yields MTTTLWQDDHIYAAPDCPAIDADFQRAAEALTEIANLLVSLPETRDINALRHLLRAIRRQANAVRTQAWNSQTFAYNRLSRNGRDEAARVLLSRGQQLQARLAQLVKPVALFWLNAPEDQVRALLQDPELFELAYLIRHDRRLQDQALSLESEQLIEGLAVDGLQAWGDLYDSLVARLRPVVDGEPMGLAQADNLLSHPDRARRASAWHGIQAAWAGEQETVAAILNALNGWRNELAAQRGKGRRLDALDLSCHQGHLERATLETLMAQAEAHKALGRRTLRAMASAQGIDDFAPWDLYAPAPYGAQAGFGFGQALTLVADAFAAFDPEMGDFVRMMADRGWIDAAPSDNRRSGAYCTEYADPAEPRVFLTFEGTLDNVITLAHELGHAWHSWLLRELPLEQRDYPMTLAETASLFAETLVRDALLARAQTREQRLTIAWMDGERVASLLLDIPSRFHFERALVAGRAEGYLGAGQLRAMMKSAKQQWYGDSLSQYDELFWASKSHFSIAEFGFYNYPYLFGYLFSLGLYAQKERVGDDFVPAYRALLADTGRMSAESLVEKHLGVDIREPAFWQESLRYVEEAVERLERLV; encoded by the coding sequence ATGACCACCACCCTTTGGCAGGATGATCACATCTATGCCGCCCCCGATTGCCCGGCCATCGACGCCGACTTCCAGCGCGCCGCAGAGGCCCTGACCGAGATCGCCAACCTGCTGGTCAGCCTGCCAGAGACCCGGGACATCAACGCCTTGCGCCACCTGCTTAGGGCCATTCGCCGTCAGGCCAACGCCGTGAGAACACAAGCCTGGAACAGCCAGACCTTCGCCTACAACCGGCTCAGCCGCAACGGCCGCGACGAGGCCGCCCGGGTGCTGCTCTCCCGTGGCCAGCAGTTGCAGGCGAGGCTGGCCCAGCTCGTCAAGCCGGTGGCCCTGTTCTGGCTGAACGCCCCCGAGGATCAGGTGCGGGCCCTGCTGCAGGATCCCGAGCTGTTCGAGCTGGCCTACCTCATTCGCCACGATCGCCGGTTGCAGGATCAGGCCCTCTCCCTCGAGAGCGAGCAGCTGATCGAGGGGCTGGCGGTGGACGGCCTGCAAGCCTGGGGGGATCTCTACGACAGCCTGGTGGCCAGACTCAGGCCAGTGGTGGATGGGGAGCCCATGGGGCTGGCCCAGGCGGACAACCTGCTCTCCCACCCGGACAGGGCGCGGCGCGCCAGCGCCTGGCACGGCATTCAGGCCGCCTGGGCCGGGGAGCAGGAGACGGTGGCCGCCATCCTCAACGCCCTCAACGGCTGGCGCAACGAGCTGGCGGCCCAGCGCGGCAAGGGGCGGCGGCTCGATGCGCTGGACCTCTCCTGCCACCAGGGACACCTGGAGCGCGCCACCCTGGAGACCCTGATGGCGCAGGCCGAAGCCCACAAGGCGCTGGGCAGGCGGACCCTGCGAGCCATGGCAAGCGCCCAGGGAATCGACGATTTCGCCCCCTGGGATCTCTATGCCCCTGCGCCTTATGGGGCGCAGGCCGGCTTTGGCTTCGGACAGGCGCTGACGCTGGTGGCCGATGCCTTCGCCGCCTTCGATCCCGAGATGGGGGATTTCGTCCGCATGATGGCGGATCGGGGCTGGATAGATGCCGCGCCGAGCGACAACAGGCGCAGCGGCGCCTATTGCACCGAATATGCCGACCCCGCCGAGCCCCGGGTCTTCCTCACCTTCGAGGGCACCCTGGACAACGTCATCACCCTGGCCCACGAGCTCGGCCACGCCTGGCACAGCTGGCTGCTGCGGGAGTTGCCGCTGGAGCAGCGGGACTACCCCATGACGCTGGCCGAGACCGCCTCCCTGTTTGCCGAGACCCTGGTGCGGGACGCCCTGCTCGCCCGTGCGCAGACCCGCGAGCAGCGTCTGACCATCGCCTGGATGGACGGGGAGCGGGTCGCGAGCCTGCTGCTCGACATCCCCTCCCGCTTCCACTTCGAACGGGCGCTGGTGGCGGGCCGGGCCGAGGGGTATCTGGGGGCGGGCCAGCTGAGGGCCATGATGAAATCCGCGAAGCAGCAGTGGTATGGTGACAGCCTCAGCCAATATGACGAGCTGTTCTGGGCCAGCAAGAGTCACTTCTCCATCGCCGAGTTCGGGTTCTACAACTATCCCTATCTGTTTGGCTACCTGTTCAGCCTGGGGCTCTATGCCCAGAAGGAGCGGGTCGGTGACGACTTCGTGCCGGCCTATCGGGCGCTGCTCGCCGACACAGGCCGCATGAGCGCCGAGAGCCTGGTGGAGAAGCACCTGGGGGTCGACATTCGCGAGCCCGCCTTCTGGCAAGAGAGCCTGCGCTATGTGGAGGAGGCGGTGGAGCGCCTGGAGCGGCTGGTGTAG
- a CDS encoding DUF808 domain-containing protein, producing the protein MAGTSLLALLDDIASVLDDVALMTKMAAKKTAGVLGDDLALNAEQVSGVRAERELPVVWKVAKGSFRNKLILVPAAIAISALIPWLITPLLMLGGAYLCFEGAEKLAHKFLPHDSGEAASSAQAIPDDLEAFEQQKIKGAIRTDFILSAEIIVIALGTVQGSSLGLQIAVVAGIALLMTVGVYGLVGLIVKLDDIGLHLLQKPDASVLRRALGRGLLVTAPRLMHLLALVGTIAMFMVGGGILVHGWPFAHHLIEGVAASLAPLAGGAVLAAVTPTLLSALVGVVAGLLLVLAMTLVGKLTPAK; encoded by the coding sequence ATGGCCGGAACCAGTTTGTTGGCCCTGCTCGACGATATTGCCAGCGTGCTCGATGACGTGGCCCTGATGACCAAGATGGCGGCCAAGAAGACCGCCGGTGTGCTGGGGGACGATCTCGCCCTCAATGCGGAGCAGGTCTCCGGGGTGCGGGCCGAGCGGGAGCTGCCTGTGGTGTGGAAGGTGGCCAAGGGCTCGTTTCGCAACAAGCTGATCCTGGTGCCCGCCGCCATCGCCATCAGCGCCCTGATCCCCTGGCTCATTACCCCCTTGCTGATGCTGGGGGGTGCCTACCTCTGCTTCGAGGGGGCCGAGAAGCTGGCCCACAAGTTCCTGCCCCACGACAGCGGCGAGGCGGCTTCGTCAGCGCAGGCGATCCCGGACGATCTGGAAGCCTTCGAGCAGCAGAAGATAAAGGGGGCCATTCGCACCGACTTCATCCTCTCCGCCGAGATCATCGTCATCGCCCTCGGCACAGTGCAGGGCTCGAGCCTCGGCCTGCAGATCGCCGTGGTGGCGGGCATAGCCCTGCTGATGACGGTGGGGGTCTACGGCCTGGTGGGGCTCATCGTCAAGCTCGATGACATAGGCCTGCACCTGTTGCAAAAACCCGATGCCAGCGTCCTGCGCCGGGCCCTGGGGCGGGGGCTCTTGGTAACGGCGCCCCGGCTGATGCACCTGCTGGCCCTGGTCGGCACCATCGCCATGTTCATGGTGGGGGGCGGCATTCTGGTCCACGGCTGGCCCTTTGCCCATCACCTCATCGAGGGGGTGGCCGCCAGTCTGGCGCCTCTGGCCGGGGGCGCCGTGCTGGCCGCGGTGACGCCGACCCTGCTGAGCGCCCTGGTGGGGGTGGTGGCCGGTCTGCTGCTGGTGCTGGCCATGACCCTGGTGGGCAAGCTGACCCCCGCGAAATAA
- a CDS encoding DUF924 family protein: MQPWQPLLDFWFGDDSGDAPRAARQAPLWWGKSSETDALLAHRFGEQAQAAAEGELAHWAEVPVGRLALILLLDQLPRNIHRAMPAAFAQDAKARDLCLRGLSLGADKALSPLARVFFYLPLEHAESREQQARSVALFEALAAEQADGPARETFEGFADFARRHQVIIQRFGRFPHRNAILGRTSTPEEAEFLQQPGSGF; encoded by the coding sequence ATGCAACCCTGGCAACCTCTGCTCGATTTCTGGTTTGGCGACGACTCAGGCGATGCCCCCCGCGCCGCCCGGCAAGCCCCCCTCTGGTGGGGCAAAAGCAGCGAGACGGACGCGCTGCTGGCGCACCGCTTTGGCGAGCAGGCACAAGCCGCCGCAGAAGGCGAGCTCGCCCACTGGGCCGAGGTGCCGGTGGGCAGGCTGGCGCTGATCCTGCTGCTGGACCAGTTGCCGCGCAACATACATCGCGCCATGCCCGCGGCCTTTGCCCAGGATGCCAAGGCCCGGGATCTCTGCCTCAGGGGCCTGTCCCTTGGCGCGGACAAGGCCCTCTCCCCGCTGGCGCGGGTCTTCTTCTACCTGCCGCTGGAACATGCTGAGTCCCGGGAGCAGCAGGCCAGAAGCGTGGCCCTGTTCGAGGCACTGGCGGCCGAGCAGGCGGACGGCCCTGCCCGGGAGACCTTCGAGGGATTCGCCGACTTCGCCCGCCGCCATCAGGTGATCATCCAGCGCTTTGGCCGCTTCCCCCATCGCAACGCCATCCTGGGGCGCACCAGCACCCCGGAGGAGGCCGAGTTTTTGCAGCAACCGGGCTCTGGCTTCTAG
- the secF gene encoding protein translocase subunit SecF, which produces MLRMIIAMGLTRWRYIGMWASVLLTVASIAVLAINGLSLGLDFTGGILLEFRIQTLKEAHELNALLSAPLAGAVELHGAGVPGEWLIKLPPHELPWAAEDLATMLGQQLALPVELLRTTIVGPQVGAELFQQGMLAVLVASLAISAYLAVRFEWRQAIGILVSVLHDGLVALGLLALFNIEFDLNVIAGLMAVIGYSLNDSIVISDRLRDLLGSRTQMGIHQCSDVAIKATFSRTMITSGTTLFTVGALLLFGGDALFGFSFTLFAGILVGTISSITVASTVQELLGLSPQAYQKKEEDLAEAA; this is translated from the coding sequence ATGCTGAGAATGATCATTGCCATGGGCCTGACCCGCTGGCGTTACATCGGGATGTGGGCCTCGGTGCTGCTGACGGTGGCGAGCATCGCCGTGCTCGCCATCAACGGGCTCTCCCTTGGGCTCGACTTCACCGGCGGCATACTGCTGGAGTTTCGCATCCAGACCCTGAAGGAGGCCCATGAGCTCAACGCCCTGCTGAGCGCCCCCCTGGCCGGGGCGGTGGAGCTGCACGGCGCCGGCGTGCCCGGCGAGTGGCTCATCAAGCTGCCTCCCCACGAGCTGCCCTGGGCGGCGGAAGATCTGGCGACCATGCTGGGGCAGCAACTCGCCCTGCCGGTGGAGCTGCTGCGCACCACCATAGTGGGCCCCCAGGTGGGCGCCGAGCTGTTCCAGCAGGGGATGCTGGCGGTGCTGGTGGCCTCCCTCGCCATCTCCGCCTATCTCGCGGTGCGCTTCGAGTGGCGCCAGGCCATCGGCATCCTGGTCTCTGTGCTGCACGACGGTCTGGTGGCCCTGGGGCTGCTGGCGCTGTTCAATATCGAGTTCGACCTCAACGTCATCGCCGGGCTGATGGCGGTGATCGGCTACTCGCTCAACGACAGCATCGTCATCTCGGACCGGCTGCGGGACCTGCTCGGCTCGCGCACCCAGATGGGGATACACCAGTGTTCCGATGTGGCCATCAAGGCCACCTTCAGTCGCACCATGATCACCTCCGGCACCACATTGTTCACGGTGGGGGCCCTGCTGCTGTTCGGGGGGGACGCCCTGTTCGGCTTCTCCTTCACCCTGTTCGCCGGCATCCTAGTGGGCACCATCTCCTCCATCACTGTGGCTTCCACTGTGCAGGAGCTGCTGGGGCTCTCCCCCCAGGCTTACCAGAAGAAGGAGGAGGATCTGGCCGAGGCGGCCTGA